A part of Myxococcus landrumus genomic DNA contains:
- the rsgA gene encoding ribosome small subunit-dependent GTPase A has product MSLESLGWGPELAQVFSRVVESSSLPLVPGRVVRQERGLLSVQTAGRVLLARTAGRLLHNAPGAESLPTVGDWVALQMPPGSGDGMLHTVLPRRSLLMRRGVGRERDGQLIAANLDVVLLVAGLDSNFNPRRIERALAMAWSSGASPAVLLSKADLREDAFSAVQEVEALAPGVPVLAMSAWTGEGLDAVRALLPPGKTGALLGSSGVGKSTLVNQLLGEERLATQEVRPEDDKGRHTTTNRELFLLPHGGLLIDGPGMRELGLLGDEEEGVEQTFTDILEIAEGCRFRDCGHQAEPGCAVRAAVQSGTLPQERLASFEKLKREQAFQARQSSPAAQQEHRRFERNRTLVGWEVSRTKRRRD; this is encoded by the coding sequence GTGTCACTTGAATCCCTTGGTTGGGGGCCCGAGCTGGCCCAGGTTTTCTCTCGAGTCGTCGAGTCGTCGTCCCTTCCCCTCGTCCCCGGCCGCGTGGTGCGCCAGGAGCGCGGGCTTCTCTCCGTCCAGACGGCCGGCCGAGTCCTGCTGGCGCGCACCGCCGGAAGGCTCCTCCACAACGCGCCCGGCGCCGAGTCGCTCCCCACCGTGGGGGACTGGGTCGCGCTGCAGATGCCCCCGGGCTCGGGGGACGGCATGCTGCACACGGTGCTTCCCCGCAGGAGCCTGCTCATGCGCCGGGGCGTGGGCCGCGAGCGCGACGGTCAGCTCATCGCGGCCAACCTGGACGTGGTGCTGCTGGTCGCCGGGCTGGATTCGAACTTCAATCCCCGCCGCATCGAACGCGCGCTGGCCATGGCGTGGAGCAGCGGCGCGTCCCCCGCGGTGCTGCTCTCCAAGGCGGACCTCCGGGAGGACGCGTTCAGCGCCGTCCAGGAGGTGGAGGCGCTGGCCCCGGGTGTCCCCGTGCTCGCGATGAGCGCGTGGACCGGCGAGGGGCTGGACGCGGTGCGGGCGCTGCTGCCTCCTGGCAAGACGGGCGCCCTGCTGGGCTCGTCCGGCGTGGGCAAGTCCACCCTCGTCAACCAGCTCCTCGGCGAGGAGCGGCTGGCCACCCAGGAGGTCCGCCCCGAGGATGACAAGGGGCGTCACACCACCACGAACCGGGAGCTGTTCCTCTTGCCGCATGGGGGGCTGCTCATCGACGGGCCCGGGATGCGGGAGCTGGGGCTCCTGGGAGACGAGGAGGAGGGGGTCGAGCAGACCTTCACGGACATCCTCGAAATCGCCGAGGGCTGCCGCTTCCGCGACTGCGGCCACCAGGCCGAGCCGGGCTGCGCCGTCCGTGCCGCTGTCCAGTCCGGCACACTCCCACAGGAGCGGCTGGCCAGCTTCGAGAAGCTGAAGCGGGAGCAGGCCTTCCAGGCCCGCCAGTCGAGTCCGGCGGCCCAGCAGGAGCACCGCCGCTTCGAGCGGAACCGGACCTTGGTGGGGTGGGAAGTCTCGCGAACCAAGCGACGCCGGGACTGA
- a CDS encoding TAXI family TRAP transporter solute-binding subunit — translation MTADPHKQQLRRTMRRDLWLTLTPAVLLMGAAFAAAFHFIEPAPPKTLVLAMSPDEGGFRFYARKYQDFLARHGVTLELRSTKGSIDNVALLADEHSGVDVAFVQSGTVASDKAPENVVSLGSLSYVPLWVFHRGEPLEDVRQLKGRRIAVGPEGSGTRALALTLLKANGIEAEPTVLLPLERDSAVEQLKQGQLDAVFLISPAESPIIHKLAAVPGIRLLSFSRAEAYSRRFTYLSRLVLPRGVFNLAADIPEQDVEVLAPTANLVARDSLHPALAYLLMRAASEVHGKAGLLDGAGEFPAPRETGFPLSSEARRYYEAGVPLLQRYLPFWAANLVDRLWVMLVPIIAVVVPLFRIIPALYQWRIRSRIVRWYARLKEIEIQLDENPGREMLEDMLKRLEEAEREVNRIPMPLSYAENLYFFREHIEVVRRRLIRRLAGGMEGADGHLHHASAQ, via the coding sequence ATGACGGCGGACCCTCACAAGCAGCAGTTGCGGCGCACGATGCGGCGGGATTTGTGGCTCACGCTCACGCCCGCGGTACTCCTCATGGGCGCTGCTTTCGCCGCCGCGTTCCACTTCATCGAGCCCGCGCCGCCCAAGACGCTCGTGCTGGCCATGTCGCCCGACGAAGGCGGCTTCCGGTTCTACGCCCGGAAGTACCAGGACTTCCTCGCGCGGCACGGCGTCACCCTGGAGCTGCGCTCGACGAAGGGCTCCATCGACAACGTCGCGCTGCTCGCCGACGAGCACTCCGGCGTCGACGTGGCCTTCGTGCAGAGCGGCACCGTGGCCAGCGACAAGGCGCCGGAGAACGTGGTGTCGCTGGGCAGCCTCTCCTACGTGCCCCTCTGGGTCTTCCACCGGGGAGAGCCGCTGGAGGACGTGCGGCAGCTCAAGGGGCGCCGCATCGCGGTGGGGCCCGAGGGCAGCGGCACCCGCGCGCTGGCGCTCACGCTGCTGAAGGCGAATGGCATCGAGGCGGAGCCCACGGTGCTGTTGCCCCTGGAGCGGGACTCCGCCGTGGAGCAGCTCAAGCAGGGACAGCTCGACGCCGTGTTCCTCATCTCTCCCGCGGAGTCGCCCATCATCCACAAGCTGGCCGCGGTGCCGGGCATCCGGCTGCTCAGCTTCTCGCGGGCGGAGGCGTACTCGCGCCGCTTCACGTACCTGTCCCGGCTGGTGCTGCCTCGCGGCGTGTTCAACCTGGCGGCGGACATCCCGGAGCAGGACGTGGAGGTGCTCGCGCCCACGGCGAACCTGGTGGCGCGCGACTCGCTGCACCCGGCGCTGGCCTACCTCCTCATGCGGGCGGCCAGCGAGGTCCACGGCAAGGCGGGCCTGCTCGACGGGGCCGGTGAGTTCCCCGCGCCGCGCGAGACGGGCTTCCCCCTGAGCAGCGAGGCCCGTCGCTACTACGAGGCCGGCGTGCCGCTGCTCCAGCGCTACCTGCCGTTCTGGGCGGCCAACCTGGTGGACAGGCTCTGGGTGATGCTCGTGCCCATCATCGCCGTGGTGGTGCCGCTGTTCCGCATCATCCCCGCGCTCTACCAGTGGCGCATCCGCTCGCGCATCGTCCGCTGGTACGCGCGCCTGAAGGAGATTGAAATCCAGCTCGATGAGAACCCCGGGCGGGAGATGCTCGAGGACATGCTCAAGCGGCTGGAGGAGGCCGAGCGGGAGGTCAACCGCATCCCCATGCCCCTGTCGTATGCGGAGAACCTCTACTTCTTCCGCGAGCACATCGAGGTGGTCCGCCGGCGCCTCATCCGCCGGCTCGCGGGGGGGATGGAGGGGGCGGACGGACACCTCCACCATGCCAGCGCCCAGTAG
- a CDS encoding PAS domain-containing sensor histidine kinase yields MPTPTDSPSPPSPWREDAPLAQDESLFRSVVDSMAEGLAVVDEHGRLVFFNPMAEQLVGKGRSDLPVSEWAEHYGLFLPDQVTPFPAEELPMARALRGESVSQVEMFLRNPARPAGAWLLVSCRPIRDASGAPRGGVAVFDDITGIKRTEQALLESEVKYRTLYNSTPVMMHSIDAQGRLVSVSDCWLSTLGYSRDEVIGHDSVEFLTEASARFAREKVLPAFFATGVCRDVPYQLVKKNGERLDVLLSAIAERDASGQRVRSLAVLLDVTPRHRVEAALQQSERQLRAILDNATTVFFLVDTQGRYIFVNREWERVFHRTREEVAGKTVHDVFPADLADHFHQVNEEVLHRRMAVTEEVRIPQVDGMHTHITQKFPLLDARGVSYAVCGISTDITERKRREEAQRFLAEASRELGTSLDSETTLQRVAEMTVPRLADVCVVFMPEDGAQLRAVAVAAREPERARRVRESLASHPLVPDSRQGPMGVMTTGRSECLPLPKGLQGGEGPAELGGEPSLCVPLQARGRNLGVLMLLASRFGRGFSAEDVSLAEELGRRAAFAIDNAQLYCKSQESIRVRDEFLSIASHELKTPLTSMKLRMQQMSALLERPRHESTFAARLSGMLLVCESQLARLSRLVEHLLDVSRIHESRLSLRLEEMDLAAVAREVVAHLKEQLEKAGCAWVLDVPEHLLGRWDKLRLEQVMMNLLTNAVKYGAGKPIWVRLAHHGEQVWLSVEDHGMGIPRESQARIFERFERAASANYGGLGLGLFITRQIAEAHGGRVWVESEPGRGARFVVELPQWTHVNGPSTSRSTSASTPDAVTAAPAP; encoded by the coding sequence ATGCCCACTCCGACCGACAGCCCGAGCCCGCCTTCTCCGTGGAGGGAGGATGCGCCCCTCGCACAGGATGAGAGTCTCTTCCGGTCCGTGGTTGACAGCATGGCGGAGGGGCTGGCGGTGGTGGACGAGCACGGGCGGCTCGTCTTCTTCAATCCCATGGCCGAGCAGCTCGTGGGCAAGGGGCGCTCCGACCTGCCGGTGTCCGAGTGGGCCGAGCACTACGGCCTCTTCCTGCCAGACCAGGTGACGCCGTTCCCCGCGGAAGAGCTGCCCATGGCCCGCGCCCTGCGGGGTGAGTCGGTGAGCCAGGTGGAGATGTTCCTGCGCAACCCCGCCAGGCCCGCGGGGGCCTGGTTGCTGGTGAGCTGCCGTCCCATTCGCGACGCCTCGGGTGCCCCGAGGGGAGGGGTCGCCGTCTTCGACGACATCACCGGAATCAAGCGGACCGAGCAGGCCCTGCTCGAGAGCGAGGTGAAGTACCGGACGCTCTACAACAGCACGCCGGTGATGATGCACTCCATCGACGCCCAGGGGCGGCTGGTGAGCGTCAGCGACTGCTGGCTGTCCACGCTGGGCTACTCCCGCGACGAGGTCATCGGACATGACTCGGTGGAGTTCCTCACCGAGGCGTCCGCGCGCTTCGCCCGGGAGAAGGTGCTGCCCGCCTTCTTCGCGACGGGCGTCTGCCGGGATGTTCCCTACCAGTTGGTGAAGAAGAACGGAGAGCGGCTCGACGTGCTGCTGTCGGCCATCGCGGAGCGGGATGCCTCCGGCCAGCGGGTCCGCTCGTTGGCCGTGCTGCTCGACGTGACGCCGCGCCACCGGGTGGAGGCGGCGCTTCAGCAGAGCGAGCGGCAGCTGCGCGCCATCCTGGACAACGCCACCACGGTCTTCTTCCTGGTGGATACCCAGGGTCGCTACATCTTCGTGAATCGCGAGTGGGAGCGTGTCTTCCACCGCACCCGCGAGGAGGTCGCCGGCAAGACGGTCCACGACGTGTTCCCCGCGGACCTCGCCGACCACTTCCACCAGGTGAACGAAGAAGTCCTCCATCGCCGCATGGCGGTGACGGAGGAGGTGCGCATCCCGCAGGTGGACGGCATGCACACGCACATCACCCAGAAGTTCCCGCTGCTCGACGCGCGGGGCGTGTCCTATGCCGTCTGCGGCATCTCCACGGACATCACCGAGCGCAAGCGGCGGGAGGAGGCGCAGCGCTTCCTCGCGGAGGCCAGCCGGGAGCTGGGCACGTCGCTCGACTCCGAGACGACCCTCCAGCGCGTCGCGGAGATGACCGTTCCCCGGCTCGCGGACGTGTGTGTCGTCTTCATGCCGGAGGACGGAGCGCAGCTGCGTGCGGTGGCGGTGGCGGCGCGCGAGCCCGAACGGGCCCGCCGCGTGCGCGAGTCGCTGGCGTCCCATCCGCTGGTGCCCGATTCGCGTCAGGGCCCCATGGGGGTGATGACGACGGGGCGCTCGGAGTGTCTGCCATTGCCCAAGGGACTGCAGGGAGGCGAGGGGCCGGCGGAACTCGGAGGGGAGCCCTCGCTCTGCGTGCCGCTCCAGGCGCGAGGCCGGAACCTGGGCGTGTTGATGTTGCTGGCCTCGCGCTTCGGTCGGGGCTTCTCGGCGGAGGACGTCTCGCTGGCGGAGGAGCTGGGCCGCCGCGCCGCCTTCGCCATCGACAACGCGCAGCTCTACTGCAAGTCGCAGGAGTCCATCCGCGTCCGCGACGAGTTCCTCTCCATCGCCTCACACGAGCTCAAGACGCCGCTCACGTCCATGAAGCTGCGCATGCAGCAGATGTCGGCCCTGCTGGAGCGGCCCCGCCACGAGTCGACGTTCGCCGCGCGACTGTCCGGCATGTTGCTCGTCTGTGAGAGCCAGCTGGCCCGGCTGTCGCGGCTGGTGGAGCACCTGCTGGATGTCTCCCGCATCCACGAGTCGCGGCTCTCCTTGCGGCTGGAGGAGATGGACCTGGCGGCGGTGGCGCGCGAGGTGGTGGCGCACCTGAAGGAGCAGTTGGAGAAGGCGGGCTGTGCGTGGGTGCTCGACGTGCCCGAGCACCTGCTGGGGCGGTGGGACAAGCTGCGGTTGGAGCAGGTGATGATGAACCTGCTCACGAACGCGGTGAAGTACGGCGCGGGAAAGCCCATCTGGGTCCGACTGGCCCACCACGGCGAGCAGGTGTGGTTGAGCGTGGAGGACCACGGGATGGGCATCCCCCGCGAGTCCCAGGCCCGCATCTTCGAGCGCTTCGAGCGTGCGGCTTCCGCCAACTACGGCGGACTGGGCCTGGGACTCTTCATCACCCGTCAAATCGCGGAGGCCCACGGCGGACGGGTGTGGGTGGAGAGTGAGCCGGGGCGGGGCGCTCGCTTTGTCGTCGAGCTGCCCCAGTGGACTCACGTCAACGGGCCTTCCACCAGCCGGAGCACGTCCGCCAGCACTCCCGACGCTGTCACCGCCGCGCCCGCGCCGTAG